A region from the Lysobacter sp. BMK333-48F3 genome encodes:
- a CDS encoding YciI family protein, with product MDYAIRAILIAGLCCTGAAWASEKPAAQQAPAPAYDAELAQRLGADERGMRRYVLVILKTGPKRVADGEERKAMFAGHFANIERLAKAGKLALAGPFAEDPDGWRGLFLLAVDDIEEARRLTATDPVIERGEMIAEYHRWYGSAAAMAIPELHDRLLPKRP from the coding sequence ATGGACTACGCGATACGGGCGATTCTGATCGCCGGTTTGTGCTGCACGGGAGCGGCTTGGGCGAGCGAAAAGCCGGCGGCTCAGCAGGCGCCCGCGCCCGCCTACGACGCCGAACTGGCCCAACGCCTGGGCGCCGACGAGCGCGGCATGCGCCGCTACGTGCTGGTGATCCTCAAGACCGGGCCGAAACGCGTAGCCGATGGCGAGGAACGCAAGGCCATGTTCGCCGGCCACTTCGCCAATATCGAGCGCCTGGCCAAGGCCGGCAAGCTGGCTTTGGCGGGGCCCTTCGCCGAAGACCCGGACGGCTGGCGCGGGCTGTTCCTGCTCGCGGTGGACGATATCGAAGAGGCGCGCCGATTGACCGCGACCGATCCGGTCATCGAGCGCGGCGAAATGATCGCCGAGTACCATCGCTGGTACGGTTCGGCGGCGGCGATGGCGATTCCCGAACTGCACGACCGCTTGCTGCCGAAGCGGCCGTGA